One genomic region from Bufo bufo chromosome 3, aBufBuf1.1, whole genome shotgun sequence encodes:
- the USPL1 gene encoding SUMO-specific isopeptidase USPL1 — MCHLLPSSACAGSWGKTAEPACSEPCTGDSSREERQNPHSINAPHDGWCPVCKTKGQTQALKTYRINFTQSIFLCTNPQCIYPLGYTPLDNIITNTADLKNISPNKQKKRDLSNLSPTPLPFQKRLKIDLPVVGDSHTGQADPCTFVLGFPALENETSSQPGLKECTDSKMQNVSGMSNSFSSSAVWNRSSFSILPMGSPSRYALSEPDGSPAVQDDHQKVLQSRGLEVMDPLNNGSFLPLHPETDHSMGKVQEEVKQSSDTEMTKSLSEEGNLNGPAFSSDYMPSCVSPHTPLLQNCQEESQVNENSSKDTFLPQSNIDNVSDQECRLQQSCDFAPSEPDGSPAVQDDHQEALQNIGLEVMNTLNDDSLLPLYPETDHSMGKVQEEVKQSSDTEMTRYRKECRLQQSCEFIKDNVCLVEPPKEQMENTDDLTDGNVDAPLCNNEASLLIPDCQLEISANTVTSELQQEETEQQMNLSSLQDISPPTCPEVAVQENLSESLQLMQESRDVTATSQSLEGELQECLADSCKPLSSPSCVVAEDSEGQSTLPPCELKECQPESMSKGNLDFPLDLPSPVPNGSVVSADGPSTPIPNSSLLQELVQNCQNMNSEEHNPSNSLQDLQSERQVEESILNNCDSPTSSLPPVEDQTFADASAISLAGDQMSEECDTARVCQENDMASPADTLVGNQPVHHLDDGTLKSVCEPNDISASMSDDCNTPRDGKPINKTSLPGPQVVLQDCLKCHCGLIIPSQNLRKSACDDPTISASSVKDQACSDAAAITVPHSSSTAIVNGDGNDKSLNKMYLPGPQILLQDCLKCHCGRNIPSRTLQNTPTPNKDSVSEVDSSSFEAMALADCEEVSAASDIEKDSNTVATAQKPVSAPPVECESPLSKQKKMFYENTTLPDLLLDIQPEHRMEEPLLADPSPACEATESMTPHSDMEITKQDVWQNQQVKESDDVMETEVTEILNDSVQDDSKLSNTLETSLNSDGLADESHEALETKDEDPAEDVKAPARKKLKVTEKRLQWKNKHSLCWLDCILSALVQSETLIRFFEEGRRHLRKESIIHNLFKSYGEATAMYIKSLKKQRAGNKRPKHEKCLNEVRKKIFQKLKPLLKCKLGKKESPVFAFPLLLKLDPQTEILFTHSFMWQFECQACGHSYQQRNQKTMTTFTKVLPEWRPLNAVHIGPCNRCQNTEQKRSMVLEKLSSVFMVHFVEGLPSSNLKEYSFQFKGHSYEIKAVIKYKNKHFCTWISNNDGTWLESDDLRGSFCRRHQQFRVRADDIHIVIWERTNGQTFEEHVELDEAEQDSINVSMVSEGLSSSLEEDAEPSQKITPAVALNTSDPLAGMDGFADDDVFTLTLVEIPLDANGRPIETVTELQPPATCTSLVEADNEDAHSVELETSTNMQLESQEDCSLMLPVSSDVSAETGTLRNCSVILSPLKPVGEAIATSTPNQNPHDTKNSSLGNWMTRLLNPLAANKKTLTLKPCAPFKVTDADSAPKKAQNFNGFQGRSMNQSSVLASKIFPSNTVSTPSFRVPVEKVMPVSKPSPAPATSDFRIPRSSGLDYSRLLSKEGRSSNEDKIRKLRLKLLKKLKAKKNELAILEKYAKTQPSGDQANGVPQGGFNRKEHLRGYLQELQEQIDHTDNDSVCTMSSSTSICSSPGDAEFFAELFSPSPPVNQPNDCKYLDMLADGCGIAAAGQLQQANDDQGGGGVLQPTSQPSHYPTTSTANASKEESLPLMSNSTLALQNEGNDYFDFDDYF; from the exons ATGTGTCATTTACTTCCGTCATCAGCCTGCGCCGGAAGTTGGGGGAAAACAGCGGAA CCGGCTTGTTCGGAGCCGTGTACCGGGGATTCCTCTAGAGAGGAGAGACAG AATCCTCATAGCATCAACGCTCCCCATGATGGATGGTGCCCAGTGTGCAAGACCAAGGGCCAAACACAAGCACTCAAGACGTACCGCATCAATTTTACTCAGTCAATATTTCTTTGTACCAACCCACAG tgtatttATCCATTGGGATATACTCCCTTGGATAACATAATTACAAACACTGCTGACCTTAAGAATATCAGCCCGAATAAACAGAAAAAGCGTGACCTCTCCAACCTGTCGCCAACTCCACTTCCATTTCAGAAGAGACTGAAAATTGATCTACCAGTCGTCGGTGATTCTCATACTGGTCAAGCTGATCCATGTACATTTGTGCTTGGTTTTCCAGCACTGGAAAATGAAACAAGTTCACAACCTGGTCTTAAGGAATGCACAGATTCTAAGATGCAAAATGTCTCAGGGATGTCAAACTCTTTCAGTAGTTCTGCTGTATGGAACAGGTCTAGCTTTTCAATTCTGCCCATGGGATCTCCGAGTAGATATGCACTTTCTGAACCTGATGGATCGCCAGCAGTACAGGATGACCACCAGAAAGTATTGCAGAGTAGAGGTCTCGAAGTAATGGACCCTTTAAATAATGGCTCTTTTCTCCCCCTCCACCCAGAGACTGATCACAGCATGGGTAAGGTGCAGGAAGAGGTAAAGCAAAGTTCAGATACCGAAATGACTAAATCTTTAAGTGAAGAGGGTAATTTGAATGGCCCGGCATTCAGCTCAGACTATATGCCCTCATGTGTCTCGCCACATACACCTTTGTTGCAAAACTGTCAGGAAGAGAGTCAAGTAAATGAAAATTCCTCTAAGGACACCTTCCTCCCCCAGAGTAATATTGATAATGTATCAGATCAGGAATGTAGGTTACAACAGTCTTGTGATTTTGCACCTTCTGAACCTGATGGATCGCCAGCAGTACAGGATGACCACCAGGAAGCATTACAGAATATAGGTCTCGAAGTAATGAACACTTTAAATGacgactctcttctccccctctacCCAGAGACGGACCACAGCATGGGTAAGGTGCAGGAAGAGGTGAAGCAAAGTTCAGATACCGAAATGACTAGATACCGAAAAGAATGTAGGTTACAACAGTCTTGTGAATTTATCAAGGATAACGTTTGTTTGGTGGAACCTCCCAAAGAACAAATGGAGAACACGGATGATTTGACAGATGGAAATGTAGATGCTCCTTTGTGTAATAACGAGGCTTCTCTTTTAATTCCAGACTGTCAACTAGAAATAAGTGCAAATACAGTCACCTCCGAATTGCAACAGGAAGAAACTGAACAGCAAATGAATTTGAGCTCCTTGCAGGACATATCTCCTCCAACATGTCCAGAGGTTGCTGTACAAGAGAACTTATCAGAATCTCTTCAATTAATGCAGGAATCTCGTGATGTGACAGCGACTTCTCAATCCTTAGAAGGCGAGCTACAAGAGTGTCTAGCAGATTCATGTAAACCATTGTCTTCTCCATCATGTGTAGTGGCAGAGGACAGTGAAGGTCAGTCTACCTTGCCACCGTGTGAGTTAAAGGAATGTCAGCCGGAGAGTATGTCCAAAGGTAATTTGGACTTTCCTTTGGATTTACCATCTCCTGTTCCAAATGGGTCTGTGGTAAGTGCAGACGGTCCATCAACACCCATTCCTAATTCATCATTGCTACAAGAACTGGTGCAGAACTGTCAGAATATGAATTCTGAAGAACACAATCCTTCAAATTCTTTACAAGACCTTCAGTCTGAGAGGCAAGTGGAAGAGAGCATTTTGAACAATTGTGACAGTCCTACTAGTTCATTGCCACCTGTAGAAGACCAGACCTTTGCTGATGCTTCAGCAATATCCTTAGCAGGTGACCAGATGTCTGAGGAATGTGACACAGCTCGTGTCTGTCAGGAAAACGACATGGCTTCTCCGGCTGACACACTAGTGGGTAATCAACCTGTTCATCATTTAGATGACGGTACCTTGAAGAGTGTATGTGAACCCAATGACATTTCCGCTTCTATGAGCGATGACTGTAATACGCCAAGAGATGGCAAACCTATAAACAAGACGTCATTGCCAGGTCCGCAAGTTGTGTTACAAGACTGTTTGAAGTGTCATTGTGGATTGATTATACCATCTCAGAACTTGCGGAAGAGCGCTTGTGACGACCCTACAATTTCAGCTTCTTCTGTAAAAGACCAGGCCTGTTCTGATGCTGCAGCGATAACAGTACCTCATAGCTCTTCAACTGCTATCGTGAACGGTGATGGTAATGACAAATCTCTGAACAAAATGTATCTGCCAGGTCCTCAGATCTTGCTTCAGGACTGCTTGAAGTGTCATTGTGGAAGGAATATACCATCTCGGACATTGCAGAATACGCCGACGCCAAATAAAGATTCTGTATCTGAAGTTGACAGTTCCTCATTTGAGGCAATGGCTCTTGCAGACTGTGAGGAAGTGTCAGCAGCGTCAGATATTGAAAAGGATAGTAATACAGTTGCTACCGCGCAAAAGCCGGTGTCTGCCCCACCTGTAGAGTGTGAATCCCCGTTATCCAAGCAGAAGAAAATGTTTTATGAAAACACAACTTTACCTGACTTGTTACTGGACATTCAGCCTGAACACCGCATGGAAGAGCCTTTATTGGCGGACCCTAGTCCTGCATGTGAGGCCACAGAGTCCATGACTCCTCATTCAGACATGGAAATAACCAAACAAGATGTGTGGCAGAATCAACAGGTCAAAGAGAGTGATGACGTCATGGAAACTGAAGTGACGGAAATATTGAACGACAGTGTTCAAGATGACAGCAAATTGTCGAATACTTTAGAAACCTCATTAAACAGTGACGGACTGGCTGATGAGAGCCATGAAGCCTTGGAAACAAAAGATGAGGATCCAGCTGAAGATGTTAAAGCACCTGCAAGAAAAAAGTTAAAAGTTACAGAAAAACGTCTACAGTGGAAGAACAAGCATTCCTTATGCTGGTTAGATTGCATCTTGTCTGCTTTGGTCCAGTCAGAGACTCtcatccgtttttttgaggaGGGTCGTCGTCACCTTAGGAAGGAGTCAATCATTCACAATCTCTTTAAAAGCTATGGAGAAGCCACAGCAATGTATATAAAGAGTCTCAAGAAACAGAGAGCag GGAACAAGCGACCGAAGCATGAGAAGTGTCTGAACGAGGTCAGAAAgaaaatctttcaaaaactgaaaCCACTTCTGAAATGCAAATTGG GTAAGAAAGAGAGCCCGGTCTTTGCATTTCCTTTGCTTCTTAAACTGGACCCCCAGACTGAGATACTTTTCACCCATTCGTTTATGTGGCAATTTGAGTGCCAGGCCTGTGGCCATAGCTACCAGCAGAG GAATCAAAAAACAATGACAACGTTCACAAAGGTACTTCCAGAATGGCGTCCACTGAATGCTGTACATATAGGGCCGTGCAACCGGTGTCAGAATACTGAACAAAAACGGTCGATGGTTCTGGAAAA GTTGAGTTCGGTCTTCATGGTCCACTTTGTAGAAGGTTTGCCAAGCAGTAATCTGAAGGAATATTCATTTCAATTTAAAGGCCATTCGTATGAAATAAAGGCTGTAATCAAGTATAAGAATAAGCACTTCTGTACTTGGATATCCAATAACGATG GTACCTGGCTTGAGTCTGATGACCTTCGAGGCTCGTTCTGCAGAAGGCACCAGCAATTTAGGGTACGAGCTGACGACATTCATATTGTCATATGGGAGAGGACTAATGGGCAGACTTTTGAGGAACATGTGGAGCTTGATGAAGCGGAGCAAGATTCAATAAATGTATCCATGGTCTCTGAAGGTCTGAGCTCTTCCTTAGAGGAggatgctgagccttcccaaaagATAACTCCTGCAGTTGCCTTAAACACATCAGATCCACTTGCAGGAATGGATGGCTTTGCTGATGATGATGTCTTTACACTGACACTAGTTGAAATACCACTTGATGCAAATGGCCGTCCTATAGAAACAGTCACCGAGCTTCAGCCACCTGCTACTTGCACTTCTCTCGTGGAGGCTGATAACGAAGATGCCCACAGTGTCGAACTTGAAACGTCAACTAACATGCAGCTGGAGAGTCAAGAGGACTGTTCACTTATGTTGCCAGTTTCCTCGGACGTCAGTGCTGAGACTGGTACCCTCAGGAATTGCAGTGTTATTCTGAGTCCTTTAAAACCAGTGGGTGAAGCCATTGCAACCAGCACGCCAAATCAGAATCCCCATGACACCAAGAACAGCTCACTTGGCAACTGGATGACCAGATTGCTCAATCCCCTTGCTGCAAATAAGAAAACTTTAACGCTCAAACCTTGTGCTCCATTCAAggtaacagatgcagacagcgcCCCCAAGAAAGCTCAAAACTTTAATGGCTTTCAAGGCAGGTCTATGAATCAAAGTAGCGTTTTGGCATCTAAAATATTTCCATCAAATACTGTGAGTACGCCGTCCTTCCGTGTTCCAGTAGAAAAGGTAATGCCAGTATCTAAACCGTCGCCAGCACCCGCAACCTCAGATTTTCGGATACCCAGGAGTAGTGGTTTAGATTATAGCAGATTGCTGTCCAAAGAAGGGAGATCATCCAATGAAGATAAAATCCGTAAACTGAGGCTAAAGTTATTGAAAAAATTAAAGGCCAAGAAAAATGAGCTGGCCATATTAGAAAAGTATGCAAAAACCCAACCGAGTGGTGACCAGGCAAATGGTGTTCCTCAAGGTGGCTTTAATCGGAAGGAGCACCTCCGAGGGTATTTGCAGGAGCTTCAGGAACAAATAGACCATACAGATAATGACTCAGTCTGCACTATGAGCTCCAGCACTTCTATATGTAGCAGTCCTGGAGATGCCGAGTTCTTTGCAGAACTTTTCTCACCCTCTCCTCCTGTTAACCAGCCAAATGACTGCAAGTATCTGGACATGTTGGCAGATGGCTGTGGAATCGCAGCAGCTGGCCAGTTACAGCAGGCAAATGACGATCAAGGCGGGGGAGGCGTCCTGCAGCCTACCTCACAACCTTCACACTACCCTACCACCAGCACAGCTAATGCCTCTAAAGAGGAGTCCTTGCCTCTCATGTCAAATTCTACCTTAGCACTTCAAAATGAGGGCAATGATTATTTTGATTTTGATGATTATTTCTAG